aaaaggcatttgaaaagcaccaaacattttaatgtgacctatatatatatgtataaagtttacatttgtttgttttaatacaaatcaTGAAGTTGAACTGATAATATGAAAATACtgaaaataaactttattaaactaCTCTAAACATAGGGATTGTATTACCACTGGCAACCCTAAGTACAAGCACGCTGCTTTACATGCAGCTGCAGAGTGAGAAGCTCTGACATGTTGAGGACCTTTTGTCACACTCCCCCTACTGGACTGGATGTCAAGTACACTTTTCAGGAGTATCTTAGTGagtgatttttttaaaggattttcttGATcctactttttttgtgtgttgtgaaTTTACTGATCACACTTACCGTACAAACACGACCACAAGATTGCCACGTTTTCTTAAAAGTCTTGGTCAAAACGATATGTTCTACTGCACCTTATTAGTGCAACATTGATATGCAGAGCTGGTCATATACTGTACCATTAGACTACTGTTTTATTCTGAATACAATAGTCAAAATAGCTTATTTACTTCATGTGCAAGATAAATAAACACCATAAAGACACAGGGACATTTTCTGGTGAATGTACTTCTTTATCTAATGTAAATGCAAAGCTGAtcatatatatttacagtttagatgtcatttcaatatttattatattttagcaaataaaagggaaaaaaaattgtaTGAACCAAACAGCCACACACACTGCTGTATTCAATTACAAAAGTTTGTCCACATTAGGCGTACAATAAAAAGgcaaaagcattattcaaaaaatTTAATGAAGAAGTGCAACATGGGAAAGCCTCAGAAATGGTTAATAAACAAACGAATTGCATCACTATTACGAAATATACAAATAGCAGCATTTTAAGCATAATTTAAAGCATAATGTCTGATACAGTATTGTGTTAGGAGTGCAAAGAGGATTCTTTTGATTCAGAACATCCTGAGCCAGTGATCAAAATGGATTCAGGGTAACTACAGAATCAAAAAGTACTCAGTTGTAGGTACGAAAACGAAACCCTCACACTGCAGGCAACACAGAGCATTTTGGATTTCTGGCACTGGTGATGCATCAAGCATATGTACTTTTAAAAAGACATAAGCTGTGGAAAACATATGCATTCTTTGCAAATGGAAAACAAATATTCAGTAAGAGTCATCACCAGATTTAAACAGCATACTGCTTTGTTTGGTTCTTGAGGCTGATGGTCCTTTCATTTTGTGAGATCACATGAGCTGCTCTACTGTTCAGCAGTCTGCATTCATGAAGAACATCTGTTGAAAAAACTGAGTCAGTTCACCAAAAAGAAATTTTAGCATTTCAGCAAAGGAATTGTATGGTGCCTTTATCCCGCAgtggaataataaataaaacaaaaggtaattattacttttatatctcacaattctgactttatttctcataatgacaagatataaagttgcaattgtgacttATATATCACCCAACTGTAACTTCGTCACGCAATTACGATTTTATGTCTCGCAATTGCATGAAATAAATCcataattgtgagatataaagtaataattaccttttttatatttttattccatGGCGGGATAGCTTCCATAGTATGGTGCACTGATCCTGTCatggaataaaaaaagacaattctgacaactttgactttatttcttgcaattgcaactaaAACACTTGTAATTGCGTGTCAACTTACTCGCAACTTAACACTCGACTTAAACAGTATATCATGctattgtgactttatatcaagcaattatcaaaatatcaagaaataaagtcacaattggaAGATATAAAATTAGAAATGCGAgtcataaagtcacaattgcaagaaattaaataacaattgtgagatataaaatcagaattacctttttgtttgtttgtttttttattcggtTGCGGGATCTAGCTTTCATAATATGGTGCCTTGATcccaacatgaaaaaaaaaagtgaattctgACTTTCTATTTCACAATTGTGACTTAATTTATCACAATTGTGTCTTTAATACTGGTAACTGTGTTAATATCGCACAATTACgactttattttttgtaattaatggGATATACTGTTAACTTGCAACTTAATTTCCCGGAACTGTGACTTTGTCATGcaactgcaactttatttctcacaattgtgactttatatcacacAACTGCAAGAAATAATTGTGAGATATAAGTAagaattaccttttttatttgtatttgtatttttattccaTTGCGGGATCCAGCTTCCATAGGAATTGTGACAGCTAATTTATGTAATTGatgttttaagaaataaaaaataaaaaaacaattatttagacCATACCACTGAATTGTTTATAGGCTTCATCAACGATGGCATTGTTTGATCTTTTTATCTCCCAAAAGCCATCATCTACCCAAGGTTTACATTCTGCTACCTCCGACAGTTGGCCATTTTTATAAAAGCCTGCTACAATCAAAAGAGAAGAAATAATAATTACAGAACATACAGACATTGTTTTTGAGATTGTTCAAATTACTTTTaaagaccaataaaaaacatATAGATAATAGAGACAGCTAGTATCTAAGATAAATGCTATTAaacattaaatgacaaaaatgacttaTGATAATTAATTAACAGGTCTCCATATAACACATGCAAGTGCATTgtctttcaaataaaattaattaaataacatGGTTAATATTCCAGCAAAAACCTTTGATTGTATCATCAATGTCTTTGCATAGTTGGTATAGGTCACTTCCACGCCCCACCACCCTTTCACCTAAAGTGACACATTAAAAGAGCATCTGTTAACTTGCTTGCCTGAGAACAGCATATCTAGCCGTAGTGTTACAAATGCAAATCCAACATGCATCCTTTTAATTACGTTGCTTATGGATCCAAATTGAGCAAACTAAGATAAAACATCTCACCATCCATTACTTTGATGTTTGGGAAGATTTCAAGGAGAAGGGTGCGATATGAAGAATTCTTGCAGACTACAACAAAAGAAATGATTCAAAATATTGGAAATGCTTTACAGTACCAAAAAGATCTAAATAAACAAAGACCCAGAAAAACAGTAACCTGGATTGGTGTAATTATAGGTGTTGTCCTTCAGTCTAATGCTCTCCAGTTTCCATAAAGACTTAAGTGCATGGAGATTATCAACACTGTAGGTCCAATACAACATATTAGACATGGGAGAAAGGGGGTTAGAAAAGCAAATAGCAATCAGCTTTATTTTTAAAGTGACTACATTGACATACATGTGGCTACATAAGGCCAGCTCACCTCGGTATCACATTGCCAGCCAAATTCAGACTCTGTAAACTTTCACAACTTGAAAGGGGTTCTGAGAAAAGACATGTTTTACTGGAATCAACATCATACTGATATTAAATTCTAGTCAGCTTTATTGATGATCATCCATATTcaggttaaaatatggttgtaATGACCATTACCTAAATTGGAGATTCTATTGGCAGACAAGTTAAGGACAAGAAGTCTTCGTAGGGGTGAAAGAGGCCCCAGATTTGTGATGTTATTTCCTGAGAGGTCCAGCCTCTCCAAGTTTACACACTCTCCTATACATCCAAGGTCATAAAttcctgcaaaacacaaacaggattgtgtttacatgcaatactTTGTACAAATCTGTTCAGAACCTACCAAAATCAGTGTTGGCTTACCTAAATTCCTCAGTTTAAGAAACAAAATGGATTCCAAATCGAACTCCCCTGTGCGGGACTTCAGAAGCACGGTGGTGATCTTTGCACATTCGGTTTCTGGAAGATGGTGAGATCATGTATGACTATACAACACATGTTCATAGGTCTGCTTCCATTTTTCCTGAGCATTACTAAAGTTCTAATCtcatctgttaaaaaaaaaaaagaactttcacCATGGTACGTTTTACTGAATCCTCCCTTGTTCAGATTACTCCAAAAATTCATGTAACCAAAtgaacttaaattaattctttgaATGCTTTTAAGCTTTACTTAATatatttgtgttgggacaacataaatatattcaatttgcttaaatgaaactgggcaggggatttctaattCACAGCAAGCGTCGCATGGcactcgatagggagagtaaatgttacaaTTAAGTGctatataatgtgtctttgtgcaagatgaatgtaaagggggagacttgAGTGTTTAGAGTTTTGTTGAATTGAGATTTAGAagtgtttctgttatgttggagttttgggggttaccattatggtgaatagtggagcttgagcttaggttgaggacaggaacaaaaatgttttaaattgctttactcattgagcaattgctatgctaacAATAGCATAGTGTTTCCcattagcatgctagcattcactgcACTAGCAAATCAAAGAAAAAGATTAATTTGAGTTAATTTTACATGTCTAATTTAACAACTCATTTCAATTAGGTTCCCACTaattgaagtatttaagttgagaTTACATGGtagttttaactgaagaaaactcattttaatcacgtggaaccactgtccatgattgaatcaagttcagccagaaagttattttttgagtgtttttCTGTGGAAAGATAATAAACCCACCTCTACATAATAAAAAAGGTTCATGGAGAAGCAATTTTCATCTGCCTTGATGTTTTACTGCCTTGAtgcttactgtacatttaatattacatttaattcttatttttaagacaatattgacaacataCATCACTCAATACCCATTTAAAAGAGTTCTGCAAGCTAGAATAAAATATGTGGAGTCCATGTGGATACAATAAAAGTTGCAGTTAACCAACAGTTGGTTTAAACGCTGAAGTCATGTTTAAATGAAACCTAATTCAATAACGAGTAATGAATGACCTAAAGGAAACGGCATGCTGGTTTTATTGCAATGACAGTGCGATACTACATTTACTAGACTGCCAAACCGATTAAATGCCTGCAAAAAATatctgtaataaaaatatatatttaatattcagGATCTTCGTCGATCAGCACCACAGTGTGCGGACAGCTACCGCTGCTAGCACACCGTTAGCACACGcgttaaatacacactgtttcttgGTTACAAGTAACTCACCATTGTCTTTTTCCCTCTTAAAGTCCATTATCGCTCAGATGTTTGAAATCATTTGCAGGTTACAGCAAGAGTTCGATGTTTTGTAGATAAATGCTggtggacagacagacagcatgCAGTGAGCACAGGCAGGAGTGACTGTTAGCTCTGCGGCTAGCCTCACTGTAATGTCTGCCCTACATACTGATGCTTTTAATGCAGGGATTATTGTGCCGCTGTTGTTTTGATGTATTGTACTTCGATCCTTTGGTTTAATTAAGGCAAAATAAAACCAATTATTTAAACTTCAGCGCAGCCGGAAGTCGCCCTTCTTGCGTTTTCGTGTAGTTACATTGGTCACTAGGATATTGTCATGGATACGAGAGAGGAATGCTAAActtgcaggattttttttttcttttttttttttttctcattttagtGTAAAATTCGTTTTGAAAGAGTTTGCTAAACGACGCGTTATTTCGATGGACTAAGGACATACATAAAATGCACTTAAAACGATAATAACAAAACGTTTAttgttacaaataaaataaaataaaggtttTGCCCTGAGCAGCGAGTTTTGAGTGACTTGTTACGCTTCTTTATGCTAAAAGAGCagtgtaaggggccgttcacaccgaacacgtaaTTGCGCGACTTTCAGTTGTTTTCCTATTTAATCACATGCTCGACGGATGTCTTTGCCCGTTGCAAATTAATTCTGACGTTATTTCTCGCAATAGTTTATTTACATCTGGCAATTGCGACTTTGTTTTTCGTAACGGGTCGTCTGGAGATGTCCGTCTTGCGCATGTTTACGTAGAAAAGCAATTGAAAACCAGCGCGGTCGGACGCAAaaacgcgtttggtgtgaacaaaCACTTACACTGGTCTTTTAGCATAAAGAAGAATACCAGCTCAAAACCGTGACTGGAGGCAAATCCGTTTTTATTTATAACAACAAACGCCAAAATGTGGCGTCTCgttgttttttcagcgtctcgcacaAGAGTGCCGCggtttttagacaccgtgtcaagttaaaaagaactgtt
This genomic window from Myxocyprinus asiaticus isolate MX2 ecotype Aquarium Trade chromosome 48, UBuf_Myxa_2, whole genome shotgun sequence contains:
- the LOC127437730 gene encoding leucine-rich repeat-containing protein 61-like isoform X1, with the translated sequence MDFKREKDNETECAKITTVLLKSRTGEFDLESILFLKLRNLGIYDLGCIGECVNLERLDLSGNNITNLGPLSPLRRLLVLNLSANRISNLEPLSSCESLQSLNLAGNVIPSVDNLHALKSLWKLESIRLKDNTYNYTNPVCKNSSYRTLLLEIFPNIKVMDGERVVGRGSDLYQLCKDIDDTIKAGFYKNGQLSEVAECKPWVDDGFWEIKRSNNAIVDEAYKQFSDVLHECRLLNSRAAHVISQNERTISLKNQTKQYAV
- the LOC127437730 gene encoding leucine-rich repeat-containing protein 61-like isoform X2, yielding MDFKREKDNETECAKITTVLLKSRTGEFDLESILFLKLRNLGIYDLGCIGECVNLERLDLSGNNITNLGPLSPLRRLLVLNLSANRISNLEPLSSCESLQSLNLAGNVIPSVDNLHALKSLWKLESIRLKDNTYNYTNPVCKNSSYRTLLLEIFPNIKVMDGERVVGRGSDLYQLCKDIDDTIKGFYKNGQLSEVAECKPWVDDGFWEIKRSNNAIVDEAYKQFSDVLHECRLLNSRAAHVISQNERTISLKNQTKQYAV